A single window of Montipora capricornis isolate CH-2021 chromosome 14, ASM3666992v2, whole genome shotgun sequence DNA harbors:
- the LOC138031544 gene encoding forkhead box protein P2-like: MFCKEVRLLQPFKAKKGSPERGRIWNLIAESLNQIDKPKFKVNKRSVRERFNLLAEKYKTKIRNEEKASGISPEITELDMLLEEILAPEEEMVTQIHAQDKVSEQKGKAQAQEMRKKVLERLDETQKRKADQGEEHVQQKKHRTSGSETIAYFRQRAEENMKIKVEEQQAQRDMQVSFQQQQQQMLNAFHKQSEQQHNALLALSQQQQQQNQMLLALIQNLFLSDYFFKK; encoded by the coding sequence ATGTTTTGCAAAGAGGTGCGCCTTCTGCAGCCTTTTAAGGCAAAAAAAGGCAGTCCCGAAAGAGGACGGATATGGAATTTGATTGCCGAAAGTCTGAATCAAATTGACAAGCCAAAgtttaaagtaaacaaacgtTCAGTAAGGGAGAGATTCAACCTGCTTGCGGAGAAGTACAAGACAAAGATTAGAAACGAAGAGAAAGCATCTGGTATCAGCCCAGAAATCACTGAGCTCGATATGCTACTGGAAGAAATTTTAGCCCCAGAGGAAGAGATGGTGACACAAATCCATGCTCAGGATAAAGTCTCAgaacaaaaaggaaaagcacAAGCTCAGGAAATGCGAAAGAAAGTTCTTGAAAGACTGGATGAAACTCAAAAGCGGAAAGCTGATCAAGGAGAGGAGCATGTGCAGCAGAAGAAACACCGAACCAGTGGAAGTGAGACCATAGCTTATTTCAGACAACGGGCTGAggaaaatatgaaaataaaggTGGAGGAGCAACAAGCCCAGCGAGACATGCAGGTGTCattccaacaacaacagcagcaaatgCTAAATGCATTTCATAAGCAGAGTGAACAACAACACAATGCCTTACTGGCCCTTTCacagcagcaacagcagcaaAATCAAATGCTTCTTGCACTCATACAAAACTTGTTTCTAagtgattatttttttaaaaagtga